In Romboutsia lituseburensis, a genomic segment contains:
- a CDS encoding DEAD/DEAH box helicase family protein yields the protein MSGEVNKYSFSGKIEVSDSSISRSLYIHQKEAIKELTNQSEKDIFKSLLVIPTGGGKTFTTVYWVLKEMINNNKKVLWLAHRHELLNQTLNTAANTAYKDVLPNIDKFTYRIISGSSEHDNPVNITKEDDFIIASKDSLNYNKEYLQKWLDNNKDNVCLVIDEAHHATAKTYRNIINMVEKSCKNNLKVIGLTATPTRTSEKEKGLLGKIFTDGICYSVDLKTLVNNGILSKPEFIDLKTDYKMDRELNSYELNALRRFQNLPDSIAKQIALNKERNNFIVDHYINNKSKYGKCLVFAVNIDHAIALNALFIKKGIKSDYVVSSIKDGYTGVTISAQENEKKILDFRNDKLDILINVNILTEGTDIPNVETVFLTRQTTSSILMNQMIGRGLRGKSAGGTENAYIVSFIDDWKYRINWVSPKRLLNYGEFDEKEIDRKRSLGNTLVPIKMIEEFAKLMDSSIEKKWVGKDYMELVPIGSYCFNIFDEENDIDKNCEVLVFDNLKNPYEQLIEDLEYIFRKFNVNEEGIDEPKIDSIYNHILDEIFEGYDLDLGFNEEDIKDIIMYYELAGEKLELIEFEGREEFNIANLVDDILDKRLNRFEEAEYIKNKWEDKSLGWSIYFNDEFLLFNSEIDREMRNRFIKESHKKPKFTPDHIDYTKLSLYQIKKLNPKRWREINDEVYDNYRDEEGYYVSASGKYRSKKTRYFQIDHIVPISKGGLTIVENLQLLTRWENAIKGNTVGVEFEQLDEDYQNEALLECCNNGDFDKVSNIIKTMLDYNPKSLAALNMKAKIQLEKESYTSAIKIANQVLKLDEDNEYAMCTKAHCYRRQGKPHKAIELYEKIIDIYGEYEHIYVYLGDCYYELRKYNIAINQYHNALEINDNRYDANFALGWIYSRNRRYELSNKYYLRAAQIDSECSSSLNNIGLNYFKLGEYEKALEYYEKALELDPDERIYINNKADVLEKLNETLGDIGIQVIEDIEEIDDEDLDDIEWEEDIVYDEMDIDEFEEFNI from the coding sequence ATGAGTGGCGAAGTAAATAAATATAGTTTTTCAGGTAAAATAGAAGTGTCAGATTCTAGTATATCTAGAAGCTTATACATACATCAAAAAGAAGCTATAAAAGAATTAACAAATCAAAGTGAGAAAGATATTTTTAAATCTTTATTAGTTATACCAACAGGTGGAGGGAAAACTTTTACCACAGTTTATTGGGTACTAAAAGAAATGATAAATAATAATAAGAAGGTATTATGGCTAGCACATAGGCATGAACTTCTAAATCAGACATTAAATACTGCAGCTAATACAGCTTACAAAGATGTATTACCAAATATAGATAAGTTTACATATAGGATAATATCTGGATCATCAGAACATGATAATCCAGTAAATATAACAAAAGAAGATGACTTCATAATAGCAAGTAAAGATAGCCTAAACTACAATAAAGAATATTTACAAAAGTGGCTAGATAATAATAAAGATAATGTGTGTCTAGTAATTGATGAAGCACATCATGCTACTGCTAAGACGTATAGAAATATAATAAATATGGTAGAAAAATCATGCAAAAACAATCTGAAAGTAATAGGACTTACTGCAACTCCAACAAGGACAAGTGAAAAGGAAAAAGGGCTATTAGGAAAAATATTTACAGATGGTATTTGCTACAGCGTAGATTTAAAAACTCTTGTAAATAATGGTATATTATCAAAACCAGAGTTTATAGATTTGAAAACAGATTATAAAATGGATAGAGAACTTAATAGTTATGAGCTGAATGCGCTTAGAAGATTTCAAAATTTACCAGATTCAATAGCTAAGCAAATAGCTCTTAATAAAGAAAGAAATAATTTTATAGTAGATCACTACATAAATAATAAAAGTAAATATGGAAAATGTTTAGTATTCGCTGTAAATATAGATCATGCAATTGCACTTAATGCACTATTTATAAAGAAGGGGATAAAAAGTGATTATGTTGTATCAAGTATAAAAGATGGTTACACTGGTGTTACCATAAGTGCTCAGGAGAATGAAAAAAAGATTTTAGACTTTAGAAATGATAAACTAGATATATTAATAAATGTAAATATACTGACAGAAGGCACGGATATACCTAATGTAGAGACCGTATTTTTAACAAGACAAACAACTTCATCTATACTTATGAATCAGATGATAGGTAGAGGACTTAGAGGGAAAAGTGCTGGTGGAACAGAGAATGCATATATAGTAAGTTTTATAGATGATTGGAAATATAGAATAAACTGGGTTAGTCCAAAGAGATTATTAAACTATGGTGAATTTGATGAAAAAGAGATAGATAGAAAAAGATCTTTAGGTAATACTTTAGTACCTATAAAAATGATAGAAGAATTTGCAAAACTTATGGATTCATCTATTGAAAAGAAATGGGTAGGAAAAGACTATATGGAGTTAGTTCCAATCGGTTCGTATTGTTTTAATATTTTCGATGAAGAAAATGATATAGATAAAAATTGTGAAGTATTGGTTTTTGATAATTTAAAAAATCCGTATGAGCAGTTAATAGAGGATTTAGAGTATATTTTTAGAAAGTTCAATGTAAATGAAGAAGGTATAGATGAACCTAAAATAGACTCTATTTATAATCACATATTGGATGAGATATTTGAAGGGTACGATTTAGATTTAGGATTTAATGAAGAGGATATAAAAGATATTATAATGTATTATGAGTTAGCTGGTGAAAAACTTGAGCTTATAGAGTTTGAAGGAAGAGAAGAATTTAATATAGCTAATTTAGTAGATGATATTTTAGATAAAAGGTTAAATAGATTTGAAGAAGCTGAGTACATAAAAAATAAATGGGAAGACAAATCTTTAGGTTGGAGTATATATTTTAATGATGAATTTTTATTATTTAACAGTGAAATAGATCGAGAAATGAGAAATAGATTTATAAAAGAAAGTCATAAAAAACCAAAATTTACCCCAGATCATATAGATTATACAAAATTAAGTTTATATCAAATAAAGAAATTAAATCCTAAGAGATGGAGAGAAATAAATGATGAAGTATATGATAACTATAGAGATGAGGAAGGGTATTATGTAAGTGCAAGTGGAAAGTATAGAAGTAAAAAAACTAGATATTTCCAAATAGATCATATAGTACCGATATCTAAAGGCGGTCTTACAATAGTTGAAAATTTACAACTATTAACTAGATGGGAAAATGCTATAAAAGGAAATACCGTTGGAGTGGAATTTGAACAGTTAGATGAGGATTATCAAAATGAAGCATTGCTAGAGTGTTGCAATAATGGAGATTTTGATAAAGTTTCAAATATTATTAAAACTATGCTAGATTATAATCCAAAGTCTTTAGCTGCCTTAAATATGAAAGCTAAGATACAGCTAGAAAAGGAAAGTTATACAAGTGCAATAAAAATAGCAAATCAAGTGCTAAAACTTGATGAAGATAATGAATATGCAATGTGTACTAAAGCACACTGCTATCGTAGACAAGGCAAGCCACATAAAGCTATAGAGTTGTATGAAAAAATTATTGATATTTATGGTGAGTATGAGCATATATATGTATATCTAGGTGATTGCTATTATGAATTAAGAAAGTATAATATAGCTATAAATCAGTATCACAATGCACTTGAAATTAATGATAATAGATATGATGCAAATTTTGCATTAGGATGGATCTATTCAAGAAATAGAAGGTATGAGTTATCTAATAAATATTATTTAAGAGCAGCACAGATAGATAGTGAATGTTCTTCTTCGTTGAATAATATAGGTCTTAATTATTTTAAATTAGGTGAGTATGAAAAAGCATTAGAATACTATGAAAAAGCTTTAGAGTTAGATCCAGATGAAAGAATATATATAAATAATAAAGCTGATGTACTTGAAAAATTAAATGAAACATTAGGAGATATAGGAATACAAGTAATAGAAGATATTGAAGAAATAGATGATGAGGATTTAGATGATATAGAATGGGAAGAAGATATAGTTTATGATGAGATGGATATTGATGAGTTTGAAGAATTTAATATTTAA
- a CDS encoding (deoxy)nucleoside triphosphate pyrophosphohydrolase, whose product MKKKLKVVAGIIENEYNEVLCALRSPQMTLPNMWEFPGGKVESGESLNDAIEREIMEELDCKVKALDVFHDNTHEYENVIVNLICIRCKIVEGIPTSNEHSELIWFRRENLESLKWAPADIPAVNKLISE is encoded by the coding sequence ATGAAAAAAAAATTAAAAGTAGTTGCTGGTATTATAGAAAATGAATATAATGAAGTTTTGTGTGCACTAAGATCTCCTCAAATGACACTTCCAAATATGTGGGAGTTTCCTGGTGGTAAGGTTGAAAGTGGAGAATCTCTTAATGATGCTATTGAACGTGAAATAATGGAAGAACTAGATTGTAAAGTTAAAGCTTTAGATGTTTTCCATGATAATACTCATGAATACGAAAATGTTATAGTTAATCTTATCTGTATCAGATGTAAAATTGTTGAGGGGATTCCAACTTCTAATGAGCATTCTGAGCTTATATGGTTTAGACGTGAGAATCTTGAGTCTTTAAAATGGGCTCCTGCTGATATTCCTGCGGTAAATAAGTTAATATCTGAGTAA
- a CDS encoding Fic/DOC family protein — protein sequence MEDKYYYEYEADSHYCYPGTYVLKNKLNIRDENELKSAERSITSLRTAQFMQNPIDGKLDFDYLKSIHKFIFGDIYEWAGTTRTVNISKGNQFCLCEFIEEQMISIMRRLEKENYLENLSIKKLADRLAYYIGEINAIHPFREGNGRSQRMFIECIALHNGLQLDFAKISNEEMLKASVETFNLEYEFMSEILLRALSIKE from the coding sequence ATGGAAGATAAATATTATTATGAATATGAAGCTGATAGTCACTATTGTTATCCAGGGACATATGTATTGAAGAATAAGCTTAATATTAGAGATGAAAATGAGCTAAAATCAGCAGAAAGAAGTATAACTTCTTTGAGAACAGCTCAATTTATGCAAAATCCTATAGATGGAAAATTGGACTTTGATTATCTAAAAAGTATCCATAAATTTATTTTTGGTGATATATATGAATGGGCAGGTACAACAAGAACTGTAAATATTTCAAAAGGAAATCAATTTTGCCTATGTGAATTTATTGAAGAGCAAATGATTTCAATAATGAGAAGGCTTGAAAAGGAAAATTATTTAGAGAACTTATCAATTAAGAAATTAGCTGATAGATTAGCTTATTATATTGGTGAAATTAATGCAATTCATCCTTTTCGTGAAGGTAATGGAAGAAGTCAGAGAATGTTTATAGAGTGTATTGCATTACATAATGGACTTCAATTAGATTTTGCAAAAATTAGTAATGAAGAGATGCTTAAAGCTAGTGTAGAAACATTCAATCTAGAGTATGAATTTATGAGTGAAATTTTATTAAGAGCACTGAGTATAAAGGAATAA